Proteins encoded together in one Halomarina salina window:
- a CDS encoding malectin domain-containing carbohydrate-binding protein, with translation MQPPDDVRRRTIAVTFTFLMVLSTATAGLAFGVAGVFAQEETPALYRVNAGSGTVAATDGGTDWTPPGSTTGVSLSGGTTYSASASVSLGSSVPAGTPTDLFTSEIYGDQQWTFDDGIQSGTPYEVRLYFAEIYHVDGHADNDDGGDGQVGDRVFDVSVQGETVLDGYDIYADIGAETAVMKSFTVTPTDGTIAVGLTTVTDNAKVSAIEIVPAEPEPDTLGGPSAVDFGSVLTGDSEAKTVTVTNLGGSGDPSIDVSGVSVTGPDADEFAAGGPSQGSLAPGESATIPVTFIPADAQAKSATLEVSHSGSNSPLTVALSGEGASSAQVGFGKSGLQGFGQGSLTALEFGPDGRLYVAQQDGDVYALEVTRDGENSYDVVSQESVDAIKDIPNHDDNGNYVSGENTRQVTGLTVGGTAETPVVYVSSSDPTIDVGTDDDDTDTNSGAISRLTFDWNGDGSLNGVDHEVLVLGLPRSEENHATNGMDLSDDGTTLFVAQGGHTNQGAPSNNFGHTSEYALSAAVLSVDLQQIDQNYQPKNLQDYDSAYPDVEFLYAIPTIQTDDATDGDDLPFGGDDGVNQAKWVEDGPVQVHSSGYRNPYDLVLTEDDRLYTIDNGPNGGWGGQPIGEGSGGVCTNEPNDPGSGDGDQLHLASEGSYGGHPAPIRGNPTGADIYDAAGNLVYDITESNSPVPASKVNPIECDYQGANEDNSLGDEFGWTGGIEEYTASNFGGQMQGDLLVVVGSSSVTRVELTADGTGVTEQSGNFFSDLSALGIAAQGDDGPFPGTVWTARGGITVFEPTDYEGSGGGGNQCTAADDVALDEDEDGYDNADELDAGTDPCSAASTPADFDGDGTSNVNDADDDDDGTPDTADPFALDADDGTSTSLPVTMDLSETQLFGPNGQGWTGLMTNGQDDYLDLYDPDQMTVGGAAQVLTVENVPSGDAVNDQNAQQFAFQRGVDAPDQPFTVSTTVNGFPADPQNYQGLGIYVGNGDQDNYLKLILSAEGGDGGIQFAKEVDGSFGEYDQHVTDGSVTGPSSNTDLSLTVFPSNETVKAYYTPPGGEKTYVGETTVPSSWLDSADGSGLAVGVVATSYNAGSTFDATWTDLVVEYVTPPANQPPVADAGADVTVEEGQQVTLDASGSSDPNADTLGFTWSQLDGPDAGLDFFDSESVSFTAPDVDGDQTLTFQVSVSDGEFSDTDTVTVTVEDADGEPADGTVVHRVNVGGPELAATDDGPVWSADTSGSPSPYLVAGGSIPGGLPYAVGGVDASVSSDTPTAVFGTERYDPDSGDEMLWSFSAQSGTTYEARLYFHDGYSGTSDPGDRVFDVSVEGQQVLTDFDPIVAYGDNTGGMESFTVTPTDDSVDVELLHGLAENPQINAIEIVAVGDDGPGPVGEFTSPPTDTDGDGVYEDVNGDGSFDVGDVQAFFQNYEGSTVQDNVDAFDVNGDGSVNVGDVQALFQEATSS, from the coding sequence ATGCAACCACCTGACGACGTGCGACGACGGACGATTGCAGTAACTTTCACGTTCCTCATGGTGCTCTCCACCGCGACGGCCGGACTCGCGTTCGGCGTCGCGGGCGTGTTCGCTCAGGAGGAGACGCCGGCGCTCTATCGAGTGAACGCCGGGTCCGGGACCGTCGCCGCCACCGACGGCGGCACCGACTGGACACCCCCGGGAAGTACGACAGGGGTGAGTCTCAGCGGGGGGACGACCTACTCGGCGAGCGCGTCGGTCTCTCTCGGTAGCTCCGTTCCGGCGGGGACACCGACCGACCTGTTCACCAGCGAGATATACGGCGACCAGCAGTGGACGTTCGACGACGGCATCCAGAGCGGGACGCCGTACGAGGTGCGCCTCTACTTCGCCGAGATATACCACGTCGACGGCCACGCCGACAACGACGACGGCGGCGACGGTCAGGTCGGCGACCGCGTCTTCGACGTGAGCGTCCAGGGCGAGACGGTCCTCGACGGCTACGACATCTACGCCGACATCGGTGCGGAGACCGCCGTGATGAAGTCGTTCACCGTGACGCCGACCGACGGGACGATAGCCGTCGGACTCACGACCGTCACGGACAACGCGAAGGTCTCGGCCATCGAGATCGTCCCGGCCGAGCCGGAGCCCGACACGCTCGGCGGCCCCTCGGCCGTCGACTTCGGGTCGGTGCTCACCGGCGACAGCGAGGCGAAGACCGTGACCGTCACCAACCTCGGTGGCAGCGGCGACCCGAGCATCGACGTCTCGGGCGTCTCGGTCACGGGACCCGACGCCGACGAGTTCGCGGCCGGCGGTCCCTCGCAGGGGTCGCTGGCCCCCGGCGAGTCCGCGACCATCCCGGTGACGTTCATTCCGGCCGACGCACAGGCCAAGAGCGCGACGCTCGAAGTGAGCCACTCCGGGAGCAACTCGCCGCTGACCGTCGCCCTCTCGGGTGAGGGCGCGAGTTCGGCGCAGGTCGGCTTCGGGAAGAGCGGCCTCCAGGGCTTCGGCCAGGGGTCGCTCACGGCGCTGGAGTTCGGCCCCGACGGTCGCCTCTACGTCGCCCAACAGGACGGCGACGTCTACGCGCTGGAGGTGACCCGCGACGGCGAGAACTCGTACGACGTGGTCTCTCAGGAGAGCGTCGACGCCATCAAGGACATCCCGAACCACGACGACAACGGGAACTACGTCTCCGGCGAGAACACGCGGCAGGTCACCGGCCTGACGGTCGGCGGCACCGCCGAGACGCCCGTCGTCTACGTCTCCTCGTCCGACCCGACCATCGACGTCGGGACGGACGACGACGACACGGACACGAACTCGGGGGCCATCTCCCGGCTCACGTTCGACTGGAACGGCGACGGGAGCCTGAACGGGGTCGACCACGAGGTGCTCGTCCTCGGCCTCCCCCGCTCCGAGGAGAACCACGCCACGAACGGGATGGACCTCAGCGACGACGGCACGACGCTGTTCGTCGCGCAGGGCGGCCACACGAACCAGGGTGCGCCCAGCAACAACTTCGGCCACACGTCCGAGTACGCGCTCTCGGCCGCGGTGCTCTCGGTCGACCTCCAGCAGATCGACCAGAACTACCAGCCGAAGAACCTGCAGGACTACGACAGCGCCTACCCGGACGTCGAGTTCCTGTACGCGATTCCGACCATCCAGACCGACGACGCCACCGACGGCGACGACCTGCCGTTCGGCGGCGACGACGGCGTCAACCAGGCGAAGTGGGTCGAGGACGGTCCCGTTCAGGTCCACTCCTCGGGCTACCGGAACCCGTACGACCTGGTCCTGACCGAGGACGACCGACTCTACACTATCGACAACGGCCCGAACGGTGGCTGGGGCGGCCAGCCCATCGGCGAGGGTTCGGGCGGGGTCTGTACGAACGAACCGAACGACCCCGGCTCCGGGGACGGTGACCAGCTCCACCTCGCCAGCGAGGGGAGCTACGGCGGTCACCCCGCTCCCATCCGGGGCAACCCGACCGGCGCGGACATCTACGACGCGGCGGGGAACCTCGTCTACGACATCACCGAGTCGAACAGCCCCGTTCCCGCCTCGAAGGTGAACCCCATCGAGTGCGACTACCAGGGCGCGAACGAGGACAACTCCCTCGGCGACGAGTTCGGCTGGACGGGCGGTATCGAGGAGTACACCGCCTCGAACTTCGGCGGCCAGATGCAGGGCGACCTGCTGGTCGTCGTGGGCTCCAGCTCCGTCACCCGCGTCGAACTGACCGCCGACGGCACCGGCGTCACCGAACAGAGCGGCAACTTCTTCAGCGACCTCAGCGCGCTCGGCATCGCCGCGCAGGGCGACGACGGCCCCTTCCCGGGGACCGTCTGGACCGCCCGCGGCGGCATCACGGTGTTCGAGCCGACCGACTACGAGGGTAGCGGCGGCGGTGGCAACCAGTGTACCGCGGCCGACGACGTGGCCCTCGACGAGGACGAGGACGGCTACGACAACGCCGACGAACTCGACGCGGGCACCGACCCGTGTTCGGCGGCCTCGACGCCCGCGGACTTCGACGGTGACGGCACCTCGAACGTCAACGACGCGGACGACGACGACGACGGCACGCCCGACACGGCCGACCCGTTCGCGCTCGACGCCGACGACGGCACCTCGACGTCCCTGCCGGTCACCATGGACCTCTCCGAGACCCAGCTGTTCGGTCCGAACGGCCAGGGCTGGACGGGCCTGATGACCAACGGGCAGGACGACTACCTGGACCTCTACGACCCCGACCAGATGACGGTCGGCGGCGCGGCGCAGGTCCTGACGGTCGAGAACGTCCCCTCGGGCGACGCGGTCAACGACCAGAACGCCCAGCAGTTCGCGTTCCAGCGCGGTGTCGACGCCCCCGACCAGCCGTTCACCGTCTCGACGACGGTCAACGGCTTCCCGGCCGACCCCCAGAACTACCAGGGGCTCGGTATCTACGTCGGGAACGGCGACCAGGACAACTACCTGAAGCTCATCCTCTCCGCGGAGGGCGGCGACGGTGGTATCCAGTTCGCCAAGGAGGTCGACGGCTCGTTCGGCGAGTACGACCAGCACGTCACCGACGGGAGCGTCACGGGGCCGAGCAGCAACACGGACCTCTCGCTGACCGTCTTCCCGAGCAACGAGACGGTGAAGGCGTACTACACGCCGCCCGGCGGCGAGAAGACGTACGTCGGCGAGACGACGGTGCCGTCGTCCTGGCTCGACAGCGCCGACGGCAGCGGTCTCGCGGTGGGCGTCGTCGCGACGTCCTACAACGCGGGGTCGACGTTCGACGCGACGTGGACCGACCTCGTCGTCGAGTACGTCACGCCGCCCGCCAACCAGCCGCCGGTGGCCGACGCCGGCGCGGACGTCACCGTCGAGGAGGGCCAGCAGGTCACCCTCGACGCGTCCGGCTCCAGCGACCCGAACGCGGACACGCTCGGGTTCACCTGGTCACAGCTCGACGGCCCCGACGCGGGCCTCGACTTCTTCGACTCGGAGTCGGTGTCGTTCACCGCTCCCGACGTCGACGGCGACCAGACGCTCACCTTCCAGGTCAGCGTCTCCGACGGCGAGTTCTCGGACACCGACACGGTGACCGTGACCGTCGAGGACGCCGACGGCGAACCCGCCGACGGCACGGTCGTCCACCGCGTGAACGTGGGCGGTCCCGAACTGGCCGCGACCGACGACGGGCCGGTCTGGAGTGCGGACACCAGCGGCAGTCCGTCGCCGTACCTCGTCGCCGGCGGGTCGATACCCGGCGGCCTCCCGTACGCGGTCGGCGGTGTCGACGCGTCGGTGTCCTCGGATACGCCGACCGCGGTGTTCGGGACCGAACGGTACGACCCCGACAGCGGCGACGAGATGCTCTGGAGCTTCTCGGCGCAGTCCGGGACGACCTACGAGGCCAGGCTGTACTTCCACGACGGCTACAGCGGGACGAGCGACCCCGGCGACCGGGTGTTCGACGTCTCGGTAGAGGGCCAGCAGGTCCTGACCGACTTCGACCCCATCGTCGCCTACGGCGACAACACCGGCGGCATGGAGTCGTTCACCGTCACGCCGACCGACGACAGCGTCGACGTGGAGCTGCTCCACGGTCTCGCCGAGAACCCGCAGATCAACGCCATCGAGATAGTGGCCGTCGGCGACGACGGCCCCGGACCGGTGGGCGAGTTCACCTCGCCGCCGACCGACACCGACGGCGACGGCGTCTACGAGGACGTCAACGGCGACGGCTCGTTCGACGTCGGCGACGTCCAGGCGTTCTTCCAGAACTACGAGGGTAGCACGGTCCAGGACAACGTCGACGCGTTCGACGTCAACGGCGACGGCTCGGTCAACGTCGGCGACGTCCAGGCCCTGTTCCAGGAGGCGACCAGTAGCTGA
- a CDS encoding DUF420 domain-containing protein produces MATASSGSVVKEHPRAVTAALSVVGYALVLGAFAGVIPLFPDLSRDTVVLFSDLIAVVNTLAFTTLLVGWRFIRRGDVRKHRAAMLTAFGLICLFLVLYLWKVGGGFEKSFVVQDGQFLSQYAGIVEPLYLAMLAIHILLSVLAVPVVLYAIVLGLTHTPAELRDTAHARVGRIAVVSWSLSLFLGVVTYVMLNHVYSWVPRGHEAMLLLLAVPAFAANRGDDE; encoded by the coding sequence ATGGCAACTGCCTCCTCCGGGAGCGTCGTCAAGGAGCACCCGCGTGCGGTGACCGCGGCGCTCTCCGTCGTCGGCTACGCGCTCGTCCTCGGCGCGTTCGCCGGGGTTATCCCGCTGTTCCCCGACCTCTCGCGGGACACGGTCGTCCTGTTCTCGGACCTCATCGCCGTCGTCAACACGCTCGCGTTCACCACCCTCCTCGTCGGCTGGCGGTTCATCCGCCGCGGCGACGTCCGCAAGCACCGCGCGGCGATGCTGACCGCGTTCGGGCTCATCTGCCTGTTCCTCGTCCTCTACCTCTGGAAGGTCGGCGGCGGGTTCGAGAAGTCGTTCGTCGTCCAGGACGGGCAGTTCCTCTCGCAGTACGCGGGCATCGTCGAACCGCTCTACCTCGCCATGCTCGCCATCCACATCCTGCTCTCGGTGCTCGCGGTGCCCGTGGTGCTGTACGCCATCGTCCTCGGACTGACCCACACACCCGCCGAACTCCGGGACACCGCCCACGCGCGCGTCGGCCGCATCGCCGTCGTCTCGTGGTCGCTGAGCCTCTTCCTCGGCGTCGTCACCTACGTCATGCTCAACCACGTCTACTCGTGGGTGCCGCGGGGCCACGAGGCGATGCTCCTCCTGCTGGCCGTCCCGGCGTTCGCCGCGAACCGTGGCGACGACGAGTAG
- a CDS encoding S1C family serine protease translates to MSEETRYQELYRTTIPSVVSIYIAGNGRRPGGAGSGFVHETADGDPVVVTNQHVVGRETAVDVRFADGQWRVGEVVGSDAYTDLAVVRVPDLPDDAEPLAFAPENPVSGTRVAALGNPMGLEGSLSVGVVSGASRSMVTRSGFVIPDTVQTDAPINPGNSGGPLVDLDGRVVGVNRARGGDNIGFAVSAEVAARVVPSLVRDGEYRHPYLKVRTLDVSPSVAQANRLDRPRGVLVVDVDDGPARGVLRGSRGTRRVRGHDVPAGGDVVVSIDGEPVDAHEELMRHLLIETRPGDEVTLELIRNGERVEERVRLDERPMPEARSGRRPRQRGRGRRPSGQDVPVR, encoded by the coding sequence ATGAGCGAGGAGACACGCTATCAGGAGCTGTACCGGACGACCATCCCCTCGGTCGTCTCCATCTACATCGCGGGCAACGGGCGCAGACCGGGCGGTGCGGGGTCCGGGTTCGTCCACGAGACGGCCGACGGCGACCCGGTAGTCGTGACGAACCAGCACGTCGTCGGCCGAGAGACGGCGGTCGACGTGCGATTCGCGGACGGGCAGTGGCGGGTCGGCGAGGTGGTCGGCAGCGACGCGTACACCGACCTCGCCGTCGTCCGCGTCCCGGACCTCCCCGACGACGCCGAACCGCTCGCGTTCGCGCCGGAGAACCCCGTTTCGGGGACGCGCGTCGCCGCCCTCGGCAACCCGATGGGTCTGGAAGGGTCGCTGTCGGTCGGCGTCGTCAGCGGCGCGTCGCGGTCGATGGTCACGCGGTCGGGGTTCGTCATCCCCGATACGGTCCAGACGGACGCCCCCATCAACCCCGGTAACTCGGGTGGGCCGCTGGTCGACCTCGACGGACGAGTCGTCGGCGTCAACCGCGCCCGCGGCGGCGACAACATCGGGTTCGCCGTGAGCGCGGAGGTGGCCGCCCGCGTCGTGCCGTCGCTCGTCCGCGACGGTGAGTACCGCCACCCGTACCTCAAGGTGCGGACGCTCGACGTCTCGCCGAGCGTCGCGCAGGCCAACCGCCTCGACCGGCCGCGGGGCGTCCTCGTCGTCGACGTGGACGACGGGCCGGCCCGAGGCGTCCTCCGGGGCAGTCGGGGAACGCGCCGCGTGCGTGGCCACGACGTGCCGGCGGGCGGCGACGTCGTCGTGAGCATCGACGGCGAACCCGTCGACGCCCACGAGGAACTGATGCGCCACCTGCTCATCGAGACCCGCCCCGGCGACGAGGTGACGCTCGAACTGATTCGGAACGGCGAGCGCGTCGAGGAGCGAGTCCGACTGGACGAACGGCCGATGCCGGAGGCCCGTAGCGGGCGGCGTCCCCGACAGCGAGGGCGAGGGCGACGGCCGAGCGGGCAGGACGTCCCGGTTCGCTGA
- a CDS encoding ABC transporter permease — protein MTFVSRVRAETTAAALGFLRRRTAVFFTFFFPVIIILIFGALVQTNPTGGGLFSEPPVYYLPAYIGVVVLFTPLSRVGSEVARHRDDNRFEKLATTPLRRWEWLLAQTAVNVAIIGAAALVIFALVVFVSGAQVAVGPELLALVPFVALAVTLFCGVGAILGSVAGSQDGVIAAANGIAIPLLFLSETFVTPEQLPDWFVPVLDLSPLTYFSRGVREVTTPQMAAYADGGILVQHGPAVAPWLLNLVVLTVLAVAFFAVGAFALPRTD, from the coding sequence GTGACGTTCGTCAGTCGCGTCCGCGCCGAGACGACGGCGGCCGCGCTGGGGTTCCTCCGCCGTCGGACGGCCGTCTTCTTCACGTTCTTCTTCCCGGTCATCATCATCCTCATCTTCGGGGCGCTCGTCCAGACGAACCCGACCGGCGGCGGGCTGTTCTCCGAACCGCCCGTCTACTACCTGCCGGCCTACATCGGCGTCGTGGTGCTGTTCACGCCGCTCTCTCGCGTGGGCAGCGAGGTGGCCCGTCACCGCGACGACAACCGCTTCGAGAAGCTGGCGACGACGCCGCTGCGTCGCTGGGAGTGGCTGCTCGCCCAGACGGCCGTCAACGTGGCCATCATCGGCGCGGCGGCGCTCGTCATCTTCGCGCTGGTCGTGTTCGTCTCGGGCGCGCAAGTGGCCGTCGGGCCGGAACTGCTGGCGCTCGTCCCGTTCGTGGCGCTCGCGGTCACGCTGTTCTGCGGCGTGGGGGCCATCCTCGGCAGCGTCGCGGGGTCGCAGGACGGGGTCATCGCGGCGGCCAACGGCATCGCCATCCCGCTGCTGTTCCTCTCGGAGACGTTCGTGACGCCCGAGCAACTGCCAGACTGGTTCGTCCCCGTCCTCGACCTCTCGCCGCTGACGTACTTCTCGCGGGGGGTTCGCGAGGTCACGACGCCGCAGATGGCGGCGTACGCCGACGGCGGCATCCTCGTCCAGCACGGTCCCGCCGTCGCCCCGTGGCTGTTGAACCTCGTCGTGCTGACGGTGCTCGCCGTCGCCTTCTTCGCCGTCGGCGCGTTCGCGCTCCCGCGAACGGACTAG
- a CDS encoding ABC transporter ATP-binding protein, whose amino-acid sequence MVIVAEDVRREYGDTVALDGVSLSIDDGEVYALIGPNGAGKTTLIRALTGTTDYEGRVELFGTDPQTADAERLGLLPQSFSPPERLTARELVDYYGGLYDHARPTDEVLADVGMAEHADTWYEKLSGGQQRRTCVAVALVNDPDLLVLDEPTTAIDPAGRRSLWDLLDSLVAGGTTVLLTTHSMAEAERLADRVGLLADGDLVAEGTPRELVEAYGGQSRLTVDTEGAVADAAASAVEGAGYRVATTGRGIVVRDAMPEDIAPIVDALGAADVSYHALRWERPDLESVYLALTGTGVTETGEAVEREEAAA is encoded by the coding sequence ATGGTCATCGTCGCCGAGGACGTCCGCAGGGAGTACGGCGACACCGTCGCGCTCGACGGCGTCTCGCTCTCCATCGACGACGGCGAGGTGTACGCGCTCATCGGGCCGAACGGCGCGGGGAAGACGACGCTCATCCGCGCGCTGACGGGCACCACCGACTACGAGGGGCGCGTCGAACTGTTCGGGACCGACCCGCAGACGGCCGACGCCGAGCGCCTCGGCCTGCTCCCGCAGTCGTTCTCGCCGCCGGAGCGACTCACCGCCCGCGAACTGGTCGACTACTACGGCGGCCTCTACGACCACGCCCGGCCGACCGACGAGGTGCTCGCCGACGTCGGGATGGCCGAGCACGCCGACACGTGGTACGAGAAGCTCTCGGGGGGCCAGCAGCGTCGCACCTGCGTCGCCGTCGCGCTGGTCAACGACCCGGACCTGCTGGTCCTCGACGAACCGACGACGGCCATCGACCCGGCGGGTCGCCGGTCGCTCTGGGACCTGCTCGACTCGCTCGTCGCGGGCGGGACGACGGTGCTCCTGACGACCCACTCGATGGCCGAGGCCGAACGCCTCGCCGACCGGGTCGGCCTGCTCGCCGACGGCGACCTCGTCGCCGAGGGGACGCCCCGCGAACTCGTCGAAGCGTACGGCGGCCAGTCGCGGCTGACCGTCGACACCGAGGGGGCGGTCGCCGACGCGGCCGCGAGCGCCGTCGAGGGAGCGGGCTACCGCGTCGCCACGACGGGTCGGGGTATCGTCGTCCGGGACGCGATGCCCGAGGACATCGCGCCCATCGTCGACGCCCTCGGAGCGGCCGACGTGTCGTACCACGCCCTGCGCTGGGAGCGTCCGGACCTCGAATCGGTCTACCTCGCGCTCACCGGGACGGGCGTGACGGAGACGGGTGAAGCGGTCGAACGCGAGGAGGCCGCGGCGTGA
- a CDS encoding DUF5803 family protein translates to MRRALALCLLVLLTVSAGCTSLFGPGEVSDDQLNENATYDDVWQQDAQVYIDVRSNDYRAVYDLGENRTTLQVFGRNAFGLERPLDISGLRYRFDNGTVVSTDQHANFTVDQGREQLRITVPEANGTLAFTAPKSGKSFGVPAFIEGVSYEAALPPKTDVAVPLLSSVDPSPTRTTDEDGRIHIYWDSVSRDVSVRYYLDRDLLIFGALAGILTVAGIAGALYYLRQIRELERRREDVALDVNREE, encoded by the coding sequence ATGAGGCGTGCGCTCGCGCTCTGTCTGCTCGTCCTGTTGACGGTGAGCGCGGGCTGTACCAGCCTCTTCGGCCCCGGCGAGGTGAGCGACGACCAGTTGAACGAGAACGCCACCTACGACGACGTCTGGCAGCAGGACGCCCAGGTCTACATCGACGTGCGGTCGAACGACTACCGCGCCGTCTACGACCTGGGCGAGAACCGCACGACGTTACAGGTGTTCGGCCGCAACGCGTTCGGCCTCGAACGGCCGCTCGACATCAGCGGCCTCCGGTATCGCTTCGACAACGGTACCGTCGTCAGCACCGACCAGCACGCCAACTTCACGGTCGACCAGGGGCGCGAGCAGTTGCGCATCACCGTCCCCGAGGCGAACGGCACGCTCGCGTTCACCGCGCCGAAGAGCGGCAAGTCGTTCGGCGTCCCGGCGTTCATCGAGGGCGTCTCCTACGAGGCGGCGCTGCCGCCGAAGACGGACGTGGCGGTGCCACTGCTCTCCAGCGTCGACCCGAGTCCCACGAGGACGACCGACGAGGACGGGCGCATCCACATCTACTGGGACTCCGTCTCCCGCGACGTCTCGGTGCGCTACTACCTCGACCGGGACCTGCTCATCTTCGGGGCGCTGGCGGGCATCCTCACCGTCGCGGGCATCGCCGGCGCGCTGTACTACCTCCGACAGATCCGCGAACTCGAACGTCGGCGCGAGGACGTCGCGCTCGACGTGAACCGCGAGGAGTGA
- a CDS encoding DUF2110 family protein, giving the protein MVVLATKLYVEGDARERAVDSLRSLVANDLADLDVEWTLGVREDGFPSVTVEGDDEVVARNLLREEWGAITPTFEAGEEYVGTLESWDDEGFVLDAGERVRIPASELGLGQGSPAQIRKRFGLVQHVPLRFVYDDDAPRLADSERDRLYDWTRADTGRLNVNSATRAEVRATMNRAGHARDVVTVERLGLLEQSVVCTEGTDPPGLLASVGEYLPAELLCVVP; this is encoded by the coding sequence ATGGTCGTCCTCGCGACGAAACTCTACGTCGAAGGCGACGCGCGCGAGCGTGCGGTCGACTCGCTGCGCTCGCTCGTCGCCAACGACCTGGCGGACCTGGACGTCGAGTGGACGCTCGGCGTCCGGGAGGACGGCTTCCCCTCGGTGACCGTCGAGGGTGACGACGAGGTGGTCGCCCGGAACCTGCTCCGCGAGGAGTGGGGTGCCATCACGCCGACCTTCGAGGCCGGCGAGGAGTACGTCGGCACCCTGGAGTCGTGGGACGACGAGGGGTTCGTACTCGACGCGGGCGAACGCGTCCGTATCCCCGCGAGCGAACTCGGCCTCGGGCAGGGGTCGCCCGCCCAGATTCGCAAACGGTTCGGCCTCGTCCAGCACGTCCCGCTCCGGTTCGTCTACGACGACGACGCGCCGCGACTCGCCGACAGCGAGCGGGACCGACTGTACGACTGGACCCGCGCCGACACCGGTCGGCTCAACGTCAACAGCGCGACCCGCGCGGAGGTGCGGGCGACGATGAACCGCGCCGGTCACGCACGGGACGTCGTCACCGTCGAGCGTCTCGGGTTGCTCGAACAGTCGGTCGTCTGCACGGAGGGGACGGACCCGCCCGGACTGCTCGCCAGCGTCGGGGAGTACCTCCCAGCCGAACTGCTCTGCGTGGTCCCATGA
- a CDS encoding transcription factor, protein MAFEELLNDPVIQKYLHELVGPTGMPVAAAPPDGEVTDEELAEDLGLELNDVRRALFILYENDLASYRRVRDEDSGWLTYLWTFEYDQVPEILEEEMYHLLEALETRKDYEADNEFYLCPEESIRFEFGEAMEFTFECPSCGADLESMSNDQLIRAMDERIAALREELNVESADEAQA, encoded by the coding sequence ATGGCTTTCGAGGAGCTACTGAACGACCCCGTCATCCAGAAGTATCTACACGAGCTGGTTGGACCGACGGGGATGCCCGTCGCCGCCGCCCCTCCCGACGGCGAGGTGACAGACGAGGAACTCGCCGAGGACCTCGGACTGGAACTCAACGACGTCCGGCGCGCGCTGTTCATCCTCTACGAGAACGACCTCGCGTCGTACCGCCGCGTCCGCGACGAGGACTCCGGGTGGCTGACGTACCTCTGGACGTTCGAGTACGACCAGGTCCCCGAGATTCTCGAAGAGGAGATGTACCACCTCCTGGAGGCGCTGGAGACCCGCAAGGACTACGAGGCGGACAACGAGTTCTACCTCTGTCCGGAGGAGTCCATCCGCTTCGAGTTCGGTGAGGCGATGGAGTTCACCTTCGAGTGTCCCTCCTGCGGTGCCGACCTGGAGTCGATGAGCAACGACCAGTTGATCCGGGCGATGGACGAGCGCATCGCGGCGCTCCGCGAGGAACTCAACGTCGAGTCGGCCGACGAGGCCCAGGCGTAG